One Microcebus murinus isolate Inina chromosome 9, M.murinus_Inina_mat1.0, whole genome shotgun sequence DNA window includes the following coding sequences:
- the LOC105873358 gene encoding olfactory receptor 2F1-like — MERDNMTWVSEFVLMGLSSDRQTQAGLFVLFGAAYLLTLLGNGLIVLLIWLDTRLHLPMYFFLCHLSVVDICYTSSGVPQMLVHFLREQKTISLARCGAQHFFSLALGGTEFLLLAAMAYDRYVAVCDPLRYTAVMSPRLCVALAGVSWLVGLANSAVQTALTMRLPTCGHNVLNHVACETLALVRLACVDVTLNQMAIVASSVVVLLLPCGLVSLSYTHIVAAILRMRSSQGRRKAFGTCASHLTVVSMSYGMALFTYIQPRSMASAEQDKIVVLFYAVVTPMLNPLIYSLRNKDVKAALSRVLMKTSELKH; from the coding sequence ATGGAGAGGGACAACATGACCTGGGTGAGTGAGTTCGTCCTGATGGGACTCTCCAGTGACAGGCAGACCCAGGCTGGACTCTTTGTCCTGTTTGGGGCCGCCTACCTGCTGACCCTGCTGGGCAATGGGCTCATCGTCCTCCTGATCTGGCTGGACACACGACTCCACCtgcccatgtacttcttcctctgCCACCTCTCCGTGGTGGACATCTGCTACACCTCCAGCGGGGTCCCCCAGATGCTGGTGCACTTCCTCCGGGAGCAGAAGACCATCTCGCTTGCCCGATGTGGGGCCCAGCACTTCTTCTCCCTGGCCCTTGGGGGGACTGAGTTCCTGCTGCTGGCCGCCATGGCCTACGACCGCTATGTGGCCGTCTGTGACCCCCTGCGCTACACGGCCGTCATGAGCCCAAGGCTCTGTGTGGCGTTGGCAGGTGTCTCTTGGCTGGTGGGCCTGGCTAATTCCGCCGTGCAGACGGCACTCACCATGCGCCTGCCCACCTGTGGGCACAACGTGCTGAACCACGTGGCCTGTGAGACCCTGGCACTGGTCAGGTTGGCCTGCGTGGACGTCACCCTCAACCAGATGGCCATAGTGGCCTCCAGCgtggtggtgctgctgctgccctgCGGCCTGGTCTCGCTGTCCTACACCCACATCGTGGCCGCCATCCTGCGCATGCGCTCCTCCCAGGGACGCCGCAAAGCGTTCGGGACCTGCGCCTCCCACCTCACTGTGGTCTCCATGTCCTACGGGATGGCCCTCTTTACATACATACAGCCCCGCTCCATGGCCTCAGCTGAGCAGGACAAGATTGTGGTGCTCTTTTATGCTGTGGTGACCCCCATGTTGAACCCTCTCATCTACAGTCTGCGCAACAAAGACGTGAAGGCTGCTCTGAGCCGAGTTCTGATGAAGACTTCTGAATTAAAACATTAG